A stretch of the Actinoalloteichus fjordicus genome encodes the following:
- a CDS encoding LacI family DNA-binding transcriptional regulator translates to MTTGRRVTATDVAAEAGVSRATVGFVLNRTSSQSISAATAKRVLAAAERLGYQPHNGARALRSGHSRIVLIVLPNLPVGHALRELLEAATVRLADAGYQLVVHHRPPESAAPLWSVLMPEMVVGFEPFSAAEMLSMRRAGVERILPAEGDRPVATFWPAAQGVALQIRHLTALGHRRVGCALPAEPRLAARAAQRETVLRQACVVNGLPEPRIALIDPDLESATTAMRSWLCEDRVTAVCGYDDELAAAVVSAALRQGLRVPADLSVVGFDDTPVARLLVPSLTTVAIDNQAFGRYVAEIALGALNGLPADSFPLPDAVRLTVRESSGPPETGR, encoded by the coding sequence ATGACGACGGGCAGACGGGTCACGGCCACCGACGTGGCCGCTGAGGCGGGGGTGTCCAGGGCGACCGTCGGCTTCGTGCTCAATCGCACGTCATCGCAGTCGATCTCGGCGGCCACCGCGAAACGGGTTCTCGCCGCGGCGGAACGGCTCGGCTACCAGCCGCACAACGGGGCTCGCGCGCTGCGCAGCGGTCACAGCCGGATCGTGTTGATCGTGCTGCCGAACCTGCCGGTCGGCCATGCGCTCCGGGAACTCCTCGAGGCCGCTACGGTGCGGCTGGCCGACGCCGGGTACCAGCTCGTCGTCCACCATCGGCCGCCGGAGTCTGCCGCGCCCCTCTGGTCGGTGCTGATGCCCGAGATGGTGGTGGGCTTCGAACCGTTCTCGGCCGCCGAGATGCTGTCGATGCGACGCGCCGGGGTCGAGCGCATCCTCCCTGCGGAGGGCGACCGGCCGGTGGCGACCTTCTGGCCTGCGGCGCAGGGCGTCGCGCTCCAGATCAGACACCTCACGGCCCTGGGCCACCGACGCGTCGGCTGCGCGCTGCCTGCCGAGCCCAGGCTAGCTGCGCGGGCCGCACAGCGGGAGACGGTCCTGCGGCAGGCCTGTGTGGTCAACGGACTCCCGGAGCCGAGGATCGCTCTGATTGATCCCGACCTCGAGAGCGCCACGACCGCCATGCGGAGCTGGCTTTGCGAGGATCGCGTGACGGCGGTCTGCGGCTATGACGACGAACTCGCCGCCGCCGTCGTGTCCGCCGCGCTGCGACAGGGCCTGCGGGTGCCCGCCGATCTCTCGGTCGTCGGCTTCGACGACACGCCCGTCGCCCGCCTGTTGGTGCCCTCGCTGACCACGGTGGCGATCGACAACCAGGCGTTCGGCCGCTACGTCGCCGAGATCGCCCTCGGCGCGCTCAACGGCCTGCCTGCCGACTCCTTCCCGCTGCCCGACGCGGTGCGTCTCACCGTGCGCGAGTCCAGCGGACCCCCCGAGACCGGTCGCTGA
- a CDS encoding cytochrome P450 — protein MTTEDRQPLDYPFALPTPNEPPPEWARLRQECPVAAVRLASGDEALLLTRYEDVKQVLADPRFTRSLSADDAARVTANESGGIFASESQIDSSTDAHQQWRRLVGKAFTAKRMSQMRPAIEAMADRLLDEMCERGAPADLVSSFAFPLPVWVICDLLGVPDSDRDRFSYWSDTMLSLDRYEQAEIDAAQQEFGEYFAAHIATRRADPGEDLLSELIAVADSADGRLPEELLMLTGQGLLVAGHETTANMISKMVVLLLGERERWTALVADPSLVRTAAEEALRFDANAGFGLPRYLTEDIEVGGRTVTRGTTVVTSLASANRDEQAFADADAMDLRRAPNPHLAFGIGPHSCLGQALARTELQAVLSVLVRRLPGLELAVGVEELPLRQGLLVGGLDRLPVRW, from the coding sequence GTGACCACCGAGGACCGACAGCCGCTCGACTACCCCTTCGCCCTGCCCACGCCCAACGAGCCGCCGCCGGAGTGGGCACGCCTCCGGCAGGAGTGTCCGGTCGCCGCCGTCCGGCTGGCCAGCGGCGACGAGGCGCTGCTGCTCACGCGCTATGAGGACGTGAAGCAGGTCCTCGCCGACCCCCGGTTCACCCGCTCGCTCAGCGCCGACGACGCCGCTCGGGTCACGGCCAACGAATCCGGCGGGATCTTCGCGTCCGAGAGTCAGATCGACTCCTCCACGGACGCGCACCAGCAGTGGCGCAGGCTGGTCGGCAAGGCGTTCACCGCCAAGCGGATGTCCCAGATGCGGCCCGCCATCGAGGCGATGGCCGATCGGCTCCTCGACGAGATGTGCGAGCGGGGCGCGCCCGCCGACCTCGTCTCCTCCTTCGCCTTCCCGTTGCCGGTGTGGGTGATCTGCGACCTGTTGGGCGTGCCGGACTCCGACCGGGACCGCTTCTCCTACTGGTCGGACACCATGCTCAGCCTCGATCGGTACGAGCAGGCGGAGATCGACGCCGCACAGCAGGAGTTCGGCGAGTACTTCGCGGCCCACATCGCGACCCGCCGGGCCGATCCCGGCGAGGACCTGCTGAGCGAGCTGATCGCCGTCGCGGACTCCGCAGACGGCAGGCTGCCGGAGGAGCTGCTCATGCTCACCGGGCAGGGCCTGCTGGTCGCGGGACACGAGACCACCGCGAACATGATCTCGAAGATGGTGGTGCTGCTGCTCGGCGAGCGCGAGCGGTGGACGGCGCTGGTCGCCGACCCCTCGTTGGTGCGCACGGCCGCCGAGGAGGCGCTGCGCTTCGACGCCAACGCAGGCTTCGGCCTGCCCCGCTACCTCACCGAGGACATCGAGGTGGGCGGCCGGACCGTGACCAGGGGAACCACGGTCGTCACCAGTCTCGCCTCGGCCAATCGCGACGAGCAGGCCTTCGCCGACGCCGACGCCATGGACCTGCGACGGGCGCCGAATCCGCATCTCGCCTTCGGGATCGGCCCGCACTCGTGTCTCGGGCAGGCTTTGGCCCGCACCGAACTCCAGGCCGTGCTGAGCGTGCTGGTGCGCAGGCTGCCGGGACTGGAACTCGCCGTCGGTGTCGAGGAGCTGCCTCTCCGGCAGGGGCTGCTCGTCGGCGGGCTCGATCGACTGCCGGTCCGGTGGTGA
- a CDS encoding ferredoxin, whose amino-acid sequence MHVDVDTQKCCGAGQCVLLAPAVFDQREDDGIVLLLDADPPEGQHGPVREAAAVCPGMAITVTT is encoded by the coding sequence ATGCACGTGGACGTGGACACCCAGAAGTGCTGTGGAGCGGGCCAGTGTGTGCTGCTCGCCCCGGCGGTGTTCGATCAACGGGAGGACGACGGCATCGTCCTGCTGCTCGACGCCGATCCTCCCGAGGGCCAGCACGGCCCGGTCCGGGAGGCGGCGGCGGTGTGCCCCGGCATGGCGATCACCGTCACCACGTGA
- a CDS encoding prenyltransferase/squalene oxidase repeat-containing protein, producing MLKPLLGLTAGALLLASTVVPSAASADPAIIAASAEAGTAAEFLEREFVRLDYVYPSATPGSPDAGLQADALLGLHAAGRTGTTFDLGVRALREMFYNGNLANSGVLAKRLMVALRAGVDPADWGVDSNGVPIDLVDRLTATLDVDGRYRNLNAGDYDPRRDLSNTFSQALALIAMDEHARHTGTPIDQRASIDYLVRQQCPSGGFRANPPPENVGSTCAGSDDALVSVDNTAMAVWALAEVGGNAGALDRGVRWLLDRQYHDGAFGFDSSTPELIEQTRNANSTGLAALALTVADQTGPAGRAGGWLTSIQLRAGVDPGAMTGAVSYSARDYLDVQTDGPLYWSRAGNQDRLRRATAQALLGLSATPPVEPPEPPTTTPPPEPPDGSPGEPGQPGQPGQPGLPGQPGQPGLPGQPGLPGEPGYPGQSGLGGDPGSPGLDGAQGEAGENPDAVDQTPRVDPPLAVAQEPRAVDRPAEQTAAPATSLALVGDFLRSPVGLASSAGVALLLAAISYLLISRPRRRGGVPR from the coding sequence ATGCTCAAGCCTCTCCTCGGCCTGACGGCGGGAGCGCTGCTCCTCGCCTCGACGGTCGTTCCCTCTGCCGCCTCGGCAGACCCGGCGATCATCGCCGCGTCGGCCGAGGCGGGCACGGCGGCCGAGTTCCTGGAACGGGAGTTCGTCCGACTCGACTACGTCTATCCCAGCGCCACCCCTGGTTCCCCCGACGCGGGCCTGCAGGCGGATGCGCTGCTCGGCCTGCATGCGGCGGGCCGCACCGGGACGACCTTCGATCTCGGCGTCCGCGCGCTGCGCGAGATGTTCTACAACGGCAACCTCGCCAACTCCGGTGTTCTCGCGAAACGACTGATGGTCGCCCTGCGGGCCGGGGTCGACCCGGCGGACTGGGGCGTCGACTCCAACGGTGTCCCGATCGACCTGGTGGACCGGCTCACCGCGACGCTCGACGTCGACGGTCGGTACCGCAACCTGAACGCGGGTGATTACGACCCGCGACGAGACCTGTCGAACACCTTCTCCCAGGCGCTGGCGTTGATCGCCATGGACGAGCACGCCCGGCACACCGGCACGCCGATCGATCAGCGAGCGAGCATCGACTACCTGGTGCGGCAACAGTGCCCCAGCGGCGGCTTCCGCGCGAACCCCCCGCCCGAGAACGTCGGCTCGACCTGCGCGGGCAGCGACGACGCGCTGGTCAGCGTCGACAACACGGCGATGGCCGTCTGGGCGCTGGCCGAGGTCGGCGGTAACGCGGGCGCCCTGGATCGGGGCGTGCGCTGGCTGCTCGACCGGCAGTACCACGACGGCGCCTTCGGCTTCGACTCCTCCACGCCGGAGCTGATCGAGCAGACCCGCAACGCCAACAGCACCGGTCTCGCCGCCCTCGCGCTCACCGTCGCGGACCAGACGGGGCCCGCCGGACGCGCGGGCGGCTGGCTGACCTCGATCCAGCTCCGTGCCGGTGTCGACCCCGGCGCCATGACCGGCGCGGTCTCCTACTCGGCGCGCGACTACCTGGACGTCCAGACCGACGGGCCGCTGTACTGGAGCCGCGCGGGCAACCAGGACCGGCTGCGGCGGGCGACCGCGCAGGCGCTGCTCGGGCTGTCGGCGACACCACCCGTCGAGCCGCCCGAGCCGCCGACGACCACGCCGCCGCCCGAGCCGCCCGACGGCAGTCCCGGCGAGCCGGGACAACCGGGTCAGCCCGGTCAGCCCGGCCTTCCCGGTCAGCCGGGACAACCGGGGCTTCCCGGGCAGCCCGGGTTACCTGGCGAGCCGGGGTATCCCGGCCAGTCGGGGCTCGGCGGTGATCCGGGCAGTCCCGGTCTCGACGGCGCGCAGGGCGAGGCGGGCGAGAATCCCGACGCCGTCGATCAGACCCCTCGGGTCGATCCTCCCTTGGCGGTCGCCCAGGAGCCTCGGGCGGTGGACAGGCCGGCCGAGCAGACGGCCGCGCCTGCGACCTCGTTGGCATTGGTCGGCGACTTCCTGCGCAGTCCCGTCGGGCTGGCGTCCTCGGCGGGCGTGGCGCTGCTGCTGGCGGCGATCAGCTACCTGCTGATCAGCAGGCCACGTCGACGGGGCGGAGTGCCGCGATGA
- a CDS encoding UbiA family prenyltransferase, protein MSPISRPSPAARLGALLGSAHPEPAVAVTLFTTVLAVATGRGAGGSALVAASVLAGQLSIGWSNDALDARRDVLTGRRDKPVAAGALSPRVVGVAAAMALLVCVPLSLANGLLAGSVHLLGMVAAGWAYNLGLKRTVASPLTYAVGFGTLPAFVTLGLPGAPWPAWWAVVTAALLGVGAHLVNALPDIEGDLATGVRGFPQRIGRAACRTLTPLVMLAAVGVLLVGTPGRIDLPSLIVAGVAVAVAIAGTAVPAAPDSRRPFRAAVLTAALAIVLFLFNGSAVV, encoded by the coding sequence ATGTCCCCGATCTCTCGGCCGTCTCCGGCCGCCCGCCTCGGCGCGTTGCTCGGCAGTGCGCATCCCGAGCCCGCCGTGGCGGTGACCCTGTTCACCACGGTGCTGGCCGTGGCGACCGGTCGGGGAGCGGGTGGGTCGGCGTTGGTCGCCGCGTCGGTGTTGGCCGGACAGCTCTCGATCGGCTGGTCCAACGACGCGCTGGACGCCCGGCGGGACGTGCTCACCGGTCGTCGCGACAAGCCGGTGGCCGCCGGGGCGCTCTCGCCGCGCGTCGTCGGAGTGGCCGCGGCGATGGCCCTGCTGGTGTGCGTCCCGCTGTCGCTGGCCAACGGACTCCTTGCTGGCTCGGTGCACCTGCTCGGCATGGTGGCGGCGGGCTGGGCCTACAACCTCGGTCTCAAGCGCACCGTCGCCTCCCCGTTGACCTACGCCGTGGGCTTCGGGACGCTGCCCGCGTTCGTGACGCTCGGGCTGCCCGGCGCGCCCTGGCCCGCGTGGTGGGCGGTCGTCACGGCCGCCCTGCTCGGCGTGGGCGCCCATCTGGTCAACGCACTGCCCGACATCGAGGGCGATCTGGCGACAGGGGTGCGGGGATTCCCACAGCGCATCGGGCGGGCCGCCTGTCGGACCTTGACGCCGCTGGTGATGCTCGCCGCGGTGGGCGTGCTGCTGGTGGGGACGCCGGGGCGGATCGATCTGCCCAGTCTGATCGTCGCCGGGGTGGCGGTGGCGGTGGCGATCGCCGGGACGGCGGTGCCCGCTGCGCCGGACAGCCGACGACCCTTCCGGGCCGCCGTGCTGACGGCCGCCCTGGCGATCGTGCTGTTCCTCTTCAACGGGTCGGCCGTCGTGTGA
- a CDS encoding isoprenylcysteine carboxyl methyltransferase family protein: MLWYILLVLAVALERLAELVVAQRNGRRSLARGAVESGRGHYPVMVVLHTGLLVACLAEAVLLDRPFIPALGVPMLALVVLAQALRWWCIVSLGDAWNTRVLVVPGAEPVRSGPYRFLRHPNYVAVVVEIIALPLVHSAWLTALTFTVANAALLTVRIRCEDRALAQLATA, from the coding sequence ATGCTGTGGTACATCCTGCTCGTCCTGGCCGTCGCGCTGGAACGGCTCGCCGAACTCGTCGTGGCACAGCGCAACGGTCGACGAAGTCTGGCACGGGGCGCGGTGGAGTCGGGTCGAGGCCACTATCCGGTGATGGTCGTCCTGCACACCGGGCTGCTCGTCGCGTGCCTGGCCGAGGCCGTCCTGCTCGACCGGCCGTTCATCCCCGCCCTGGGCGTCCCGATGCTCGCGCTGGTGGTGCTGGCCCAGGCCCTGCGCTGGTGGTGCATCGTCTCGCTCGGCGACGCCTGGAACACCCGCGTCCTGGTCGTGCCCGGCGCCGAGCCCGTCCGCAGCGGCCCGTACCGCTTCCTTCGGCATCCCAACTACGTCGCGGTGGTCGTGGAGATCATCGCGCTGCCGCTGGTGCACTCGGCCTGGTTGACGGCGCTGACCTTCACCGTGGCCAACGCCGCGCTGCTCACGGTCCGCATCCGCTGTGAGGACAGGGCGCTGGCGCAGCTCGCGACCGCATGA
- a CDS encoding NAD(P)/FAD-dependent oxidoreductase — MSLDHDLLIAGGGPAGLATALYAVRAGLRPVVIEPRAAPTDKACGEGLLPGAVRALTALGVPVPGHRIDGISYIQGDRQVRAAFRAGPGLGVRRTVLHAALHQAVLDAGVPILPTRVDEVRVDATGVTALGPDLRGRWLAAADGLHSPTARALGLRTEDTRPARFGLRRHYAVAPPSSAVEVHYGPFGEAYLTPLGPELTGVALLTSRRAPFGEQLAEYPALLARFPAASAVTAVRGAGPLRQRMRRRVAGGGRVLFVGDAAGYVDALTGEGITLAMAGAAALVDSLRRDRPQEYERAWLRATRRHRLLTECLVLARANPLTAGRIVPAAERLPSVFGAVVNALA, encoded by the coding sequence ATGAGTCTCGACCACGATCTGCTGATCGCGGGCGGCGGGCCCGCCGGACTGGCCACCGCCCTGTACGCCGTGCGGGCAGGCCTGCGGCCGGTGGTGATCGAGCCGCGCGCGGCCCCGACGGACAAGGCCTGCGGCGAGGGGCTGCTGCCCGGTGCGGTGCGGGCGCTGACCGCGCTGGGCGTGCCGGTGCCCGGCCATCGGATCGACGGCATCAGCTACATCCAGGGCGATCGGCAGGTGCGGGCGGCCTTCCGCGCGGGCCCCGGTCTCGGGGTGCGGCGGACCGTGCTCCACGCGGCCTTGCATCAGGCGGTGCTGGACGCGGGCGTGCCGATCCTGCCCACCCGAGTCGACGAGGTGCGGGTGGACGCGACGGGGGTGACCGCGCTCGGCCCGGACCTGCGCGGCCGCTGGCTGGCAGCCGCCGACGGGCTGCACTCGCCGACGGCCCGCGCGCTCGGCCTCCGGACCGAGGACACCCGCCCGGCCCGATTCGGACTGCGCAGGCACTATGCCGTCGCCCCGCCCTCCTCGGCCGTCGAGGTCCACTATGGACCGTTTGGCGAGGCCTATCTGACTCCGCTCGGGCCCGAACTCACCGGAGTCGCCCTGCTGACCAGCCGCCGAGCGCCGTTCGGTGAGCAGCTGGCCGAGTATCCCGCGCTGCTCGCACGATTCCCGGCGGCGTCGGCCGTCACCGCCGTGCGCGGCGCGGGACCGCTGCGACAACGGATGCGACGGCGGGTCGCGGGCGGCGGCCGGGTGCTGTTCGTCGGCGACGCGGCAGGCTATGTGGACGCGCTGACCGGTGAGGGCATCACCTTGGCCATGGCGGGCGCGGCGGCACTGGTGGACAGCCTGCGCCGGGATCGGCCGCAGGAGTACGAACGCGCCTGGCTGCGCGCGACCCGACGCCACCGGCTGCTGACGGAGTGTCTGGTGCTGGCCAGGGCGAACCCGCTCACCGCAGGCCGGATCGTCCCGGCCGCCGAGCGCCTGCCCTCGGTGTTCGGCGCCGTCGTCAACGCACTGGCGTGA
- a CDS encoding type III polyketide synthase — protein MSQVTGTRRSQDEDRGRGADALRTAPPPRIASAATALPEHVYRQEEILAAFVDEFLPVGSPRRRAAERISDNAGVDTRHFAVPLEQLRALASFTEANEAYLTAALELGERAVRRALAEAGISPDEVDLVVSTTVTGLAVPSLEARLARRLGLREDVKRIPMFGLGCVAGAAGIARVADYLRAWPDQVAVLLAVELCSLTLQRDDVSVANVVGSSLFGDGAAAVVLLGGNRRGAAGFDDRPEAGPAATGRTRSGVTASGVMRAAPGEDVGNTSGSGVPGGIRMSGSGSRPGSAERDGAEAGHAALPGTAGPAVSNAAPAEAADGGGSDVGAARLVPQRRSVEGLRPADGVGALPEIIATRSRLYPDTEDVMGWDIGASGFRLVLSADVPTIAREFLSKDVVGFLADHGLVAEDVGTWICHPGGPKVIDAVTDSLALPATALAHTRESLSALGNLSSASVLDVLRRTLAQPRPPAGTPGLLLAMGPGFCAELVLLRW, from the coding sequence ATGTCTCAGGTCACGGGGACGCGCCGCAGTCAGGACGAGGATCGGGGGCGAGGAGCCGACGCGCTGCGGACGGCCCCGCCGCCTCGGATCGCGTCGGCCGCCACGGCCCTGCCCGAGCACGTCTACCGCCAGGAGGAGATCCTGGCGGCCTTCGTCGACGAGTTCCTCCCGGTCGGGAGCCCGAGGCGCCGGGCTGCGGAGCGGATCTCCGACAACGCCGGGGTGGACACCCGGCACTTCGCGGTTCCACTCGAACAACTGCGCGCACTCGCGAGCTTCACCGAGGCCAACGAGGCCTATCTGACGGCCGCGCTCGAACTCGGCGAGCGGGCCGTCCGCCGGGCGCTGGCGGAGGCGGGGATCAGCCCGGACGAGGTCGACCTCGTGGTGTCCACGACGGTGACGGGGCTCGCCGTCCCCTCGCTGGAGGCTCGGCTGGCCCGGCGGCTGGGCCTCCGCGAGGACGTGAAACGGATTCCGATGTTCGGCCTCGGCTGCGTCGCGGGCGCGGCGGGCATCGCGCGGGTGGCCGACTACCTGCGGGCCTGGCCGGATCAGGTGGCCGTGCTGCTCGCCGTGGAGCTGTGCTCGCTGACCCTGCAGCGCGACGACGTCTCCGTTGCCAACGTCGTCGGCAGCAGCCTGTTCGGCGACGGCGCGGCCGCCGTCGTGCTCCTCGGGGGGAATCGTCGAGGCGCTGCCGGGTTCGACGACCGTCCCGAGGCCGGGCCCGCAGCCACGGGCCGCACCCGATCGGGGGTGACCGCATCGGGGGTGATGCGGGCGGCGCCCGGCGAGGACGTGGGGAACACGTCCGGGTCCGGCGTGCCGGGTGGCATTCGGATGAGCGGCAGCGGCAGCCGACCGGGGAGCGCCGAGCGGGACGGCGCCGAGGCGGGGCACGCAGCCCTACCGGGCACTGCCGGGCCTGCCGTGTCCAACGCGGCGCCCGCAGAGGCGGCCGACGGCGGCGGGTCCGACGTCGGCGCCGCGCGTCTCGTCCCGCAGCGACGATCCGTCGAAGGCCTTCGTCCCGCCGACGGCGTCGGTGCGCTGCCCGAGATCATCGCGACCCGCAGCAGGCTCTACCCCGACACCGAGGACGTCATGGGCTGGGACATCGGCGCCAGCGGCTTCCGTCTGGTGCTCTCCGCCGACGTCCCGACCATCGCGCGCGAGTTCCTCAGCAAGGACGTCGTCGGCTTCCTCGCCGATCACGGCCTGGTCGCCGAGGACGTCGGGACGTGGATCTGCCATCCGGGCGGGCCGAAGGTCATCGACGCCGTCACCGATTCGCTCGCACTGCCCGCCACCGCGCTGGCGCACACCCGGGAGTCGCTGTCGGCCCTGGGCAACCTCTCCTCGGCCTCGGTCCTCGACGTGCTGCGAAGAACCCTCGCCCAACCCCGCCCGCCCGCCGGGACACCGGGCCTGCTGCTCGCGATGGGCCCCGGCTTCTGCGCGGAACTCGTGCTGCTGCGCTGGTGA
- a CDS encoding CobW family GTP-binding protein → MAGRAGARIPVVIVAGFLGAGKTTLLNHLLTNRAGVRIGVVVNDFGSIEIDAMTVAGQVDSMISLGNGCLCCAVDTSTMDELLDRLARPSAGIDVIVIEASGLAEPRDMIRLVLASENPRVEYGGLVEVVDAAEFESTRSRHPELGTRLSLADLIVVNKADRMPVEARPALLATVRASSPGTPVITTSHGRVDPELLFEPPDRPRPTERFGQLSFDQLTFEDGDAGRSGACEAGPDSGRREGGQHDDGCADTAHLHHAYETVSFTSDTPLHPRRLMAFLDDRPPGLYRMKGFVYFGVTGYRQKFGLHTVGAFLRFRRSRWSAGEDRTTRLVLIGSGIDAEAVRAALAACVEPRSAEVTEQDMLCVLKFVES, encoded by the coding sequence GTGGCAGGCAGAGCAGGGGCGCGTATCCCCGTCGTCATCGTCGCGGGGTTCCTCGGCGCGGGGAAGACGACGCTGCTGAACCATCTGTTGACCAATCGGGCCGGGGTGCGGATCGGCGTCGTGGTCAACGACTTCGGCAGTATCGAGATCGACGCGATGACAGTGGCGGGCCAGGTCGACTCGATGATCTCGCTCGGCAACGGTTGTCTCTGCTGCGCGGTGGACACCAGCACGATGGACGAGCTGCTCGACCGGCTGGCCCGGCCCTCGGCCGGGATCGACGTCATCGTGATCGAGGCGAGCGGGCTGGCCGAGCCGCGCGACATGATCAGACTCGTGCTGGCCAGCGAGAACCCGCGCGTCGAGTACGGCGGGCTCGTCGAGGTGGTCGACGCCGCCGAGTTCGAGAGCACGCGGTCTCGGCATCCCGAGCTGGGCACCAGACTGTCGTTGGCCGATCTCATCGTGGTGAACAAGGCCGACCGAATGCCCGTCGAGGCGCGGCCCGCGCTGCTCGCGACGGTGCGGGCGTCGAGCCCCGGCACGCCCGTGATCACGACCTCCCACGGCCGGGTCGATCCAGAACTCCTCTTCGAGCCGCCGGATCGGCCTCGCCCCACCGAGCGGTTTGGCCAGCTCTCCTTCGATCAGCTCACCTTCGAGGACGGCGACGCCGGGCGCTCCGGTGCTTGCGAGGCCGGGCCCGACTCGGGACGACGCGAAGGCGGGCAACACGACGACGGCTGCGCGGACACCGCCCATCTGCACCACGCCTACGAGACCGTCTCCTTCACCTCCGACACGCCGCTGCACCCCCGACGGCTGATGGCCTTCCTCGACGACCGGCCGCCGGGGCTGTACCGGATGAAGGGCTTCGTCTACTTCGGGGTCACCGGCTACCGGCAGAAGTTCGGCCTGCACACCGTCGGCGCGTTCCTGCGCTTCCGACGCTCCCGATGGTCGGCAGGCGAGGACCGCACCACCCGGCTGGTGCTGATCGGCTCGGGGATCGACGCCGAGGCCGTCCGCGCGGCGCTGGCGGCCTGCGTCGAACCACGATCGGCCGAGGTGACCGAGCAGGACATGCTCTGCGTGCTGAAGTTCGTCGAGTCCTGA
- a CDS encoding methyltransferase domain-containing protein: protein MITTVDSYRLRHRLADSLRSGGYLQSRRWLEAFRTVPREAFVDRFIVSSPTGEQTLFDLTVDRPLALEAVYRDTNLLTQRDAGGTATSSSTTPSLMALMLERLDVREGHSVLEIGTGTGYNTALLCHVLGDHTVTSIDIDPGLVVRARDALDGLGQHPHLIIGDGTQGVVEYAPYDRLIATCGVARVPVSWLRQVVPGGVILVNLGYALARLTVDDEGRALGPFTDYAAFMRLRPHPAYRTPTGREIVEMTTEDGAQSAVRTDGFPDFLGARPLECLRALVHPDVHKVIRHDGGGEAHVLGDPATGSWARARFIGSSRAAVVHGGIRDLWDDYMRIARLWNEHGRPEPARYGLTITPDGTHTLWLDCPEQPVLVLD from the coding sequence ATGATCACCACCGTCGACAGTTACCGCCTGCGCCACCGGCTGGCCGATTCGCTGCGATCGGGCGGCTACCTCCAGAGCCGCCGCTGGCTGGAGGCGTTCCGCACGGTGCCGCGCGAGGCATTCGTCGACCGATTCATCGTCAGCAGTCCCACCGGGGAGCAGACCCTCTTCGATCTCACCGTCGACCGGCCGCTCGCGCTGGAGGCCGTCTACCGCGACACCAACCTGCTGACCCAGCGCGATGCGGGCGGCACCGCCACCAGCTCCTCCACCACGCCCAGCCTGATGGCCTTGATGCTGGAGCGGCTGGACGTCCGAGAAGGACACTCGGTGCTGGAGATCGGCACCGGAACCGGTTACAACACCGCCCTGCTCTGCCATGTTCTCGGCGACCACACGGTGACCAGCATCGACATTGATCCCGGACTGGTGGTGCGGGCTCGCGACGCGCTCGACGGGCTCGGCCAGCACCCGCACCTGATCATCGGCGACGGCACACAGGGCGTCGTCGAATACGCGCCGTACGACCGGCTGATCGCCACCTGCGGCGTGGCCAGGGTGCCCGTGTCCTGGCTGCGCCAGGTCGTGCCGGGCGGGGTGATCCTGGTGAACCTCGGCTACGCCCTGGCGCGGCTCACGGTCGACGACGAGGGGCGGGCGCTCGGCCCGTTCACCGACTACGCCGCGTTCATGCGGCTGCGGCCGCATCCGGCCTATCGGACGCCGACCGGCCGCGAGATCGTCGAGATGACCACAGAGGACGGTGCGCAGAGTGCCGTCCGCACCGACGGATTCCCCGACTTCCTCGGCGCCCGACCGTTGGAGTGCCTGCGGGCGCTGGTCCATCCCGACGTGCACAAGGTGATCCGGCACGACGGGGGCGGGGAGGCGCATGTGCTCGGCGATCCCGCGACCGGTTCCTGGGCCCGTGCGAGGTTCATCGGCTCCTCCCGGGCCGCCGTCGTGCACGGCGGCATCCGGGACCTCTGGGACGACTACATGCGGATCGCCCGGCTCTGGAATGAGCACGGCAGGCCGGAGCCCGCCAGGTACGGGCTCACCATCACACCCGACGGCACGCACACGTTGTGGTTGGACTGTCCGGAGCAGCCGGTGCTGGTGCTGGACTGA